In Luteibacter mycovicinus, a genomic segment contains:
- a CDS encoding lysozyme inhibitor LprI family protein, producing MKSICAVVIGMAWLTQSVGALAGDADQGVRRGTPKGVSESFFACTDRAGGDIVGLGNCSTAEKKVQDARLNKAYSALMSKLDSQGKDHLRAAERAWIEFNARSVDTELDVRSSEKTANIDASINEIYRYAERANTLEGLLSVVGD from the coding sequence ATGAAGTCGATCTGTGCGGTTGTCATCGGTATGGCGTGGTTGACGCAGTCCGTCGGCGCACTGGCCGGGGACGCGGACCAGGGGGTGAGACGGGGAACTCCGAAAGGTGTCTCCGAGAGCTTCTTCGCCTGCACAGACCGGGCTGGCGGCGACATCGTTGGGCTGGGCAACTGTTCAACCGCCGAAAAGAAGGTCCAGGACGCGCGCCTCAACAAGGCCTATTCGGCTCTGATGAGCAAGCTCGATAGCCAGGGCAAGGATCATCTGCGCGCCGCCGAGCGGGCCTGGATCGAATTCAACGCCAGGTCCGTCGACACGGAATTGGATGTGCGGAGCAGCGAGAAGACGGCAAACATCGACGCGTCGATCAACGAAATTTATCGATACGCGGAGCGAGCCAATACGCTCGAGGGTCTGCTTTCCGTTGTGGGTGATTGA
- a CDS encoding LysM peptidoglycan-binding domain-containing protein codes for MSLRLARLFTATLIGLSASATVFAAGTQLVWRGDITTARGVVTDVAKAWEKSGKGKIELQPFNTASGIDAVAKGTADIAGSARPGIGGAEQSLTFTPVAWDALVMVTYPSNPVSNITLMQLHEIYMGKITNWKELGGADQPINLYAVASPGDGVEYSLRKLLFGRGNQPVAAPRLYVNVAKLEEGVTLDKQGLGATTLAGASSNKKVKILSIDGVTPSMSTVGSGAYPLYTELYLVSNETSPKAADVKEFISFVTSSAGSSLLRSHSLVPYADGASLASNDAARRAKIASTVGTRANVGQAMTTPTVAAAATPAAQVAKETAVAKAQVAGKGAKVTKEAKGSVASTTAEPSQFARVVASVSTSAHVGFAGVRSEAVTVSDNAKVGGKFAKVTADAVTVKGKQVAKPAAPVDATEKSTKVETPKVADAAPAAKPAASKSAAKEVAKAEKKPAAASRTYKVSAGDTLYSIAKKNAVDVNQLRAMNGLKDNNVHPGQVLKVGAR; via the coding sequence ATGTCTCTTCGTCTTGCGCGACTGTTCACCGCCACGCTGATCGGCCTCAGTGCCTCCGCCACCGTATTCGCCGCCGGCACCCAGTTGGTGTGGCGCGGTGACATCACCACCGCCCGCGGCGTGGTTACCGATGTCGCCAAGGCCTGGGAGAAATCCGGCAAAGGCAAGATCGAGCTCCAGCCGTTCAACACCGCCTCCGGTATCGACGCCGTCGCCAAGGGCACGGCGGACATCGCCGGCTCGGCACGCCCGGGTATCGGCGGCGCCGAGCAGTCGCTGACCTTTACGCCGGTCGCGTGGGACGCGCTGGTCATGGTCACCTACCCGTCCAACCCGGTGAGCAACATCACGCTCATGCAGTTGCATGAGATCTACATGGGCAAGATCACCAACTGGAAGGAGCTCGGCGGCGCTGACCAGCCGATCAACCTCTACGCGGTGGCCAGCCCGGGCGACGGCGTGGAATACAGCCTGCGCAAGCTGCTGTTCGGTCGCGGCAACCAGCCGGTCGCCGCCCCGCGCCTGTACGTCAACGTCGCCAAGCTCGAAGAGGGTGTGACCCTCGACAAGCAGGGCCTGGGCGCCACGACCCTCGCGGGCGCCTCCTCGAACAAGAAAGTGAAGATCCTCTCGATCGACGGCGTCACGCCCTCGATGTCGACGGTCGGCAGCGGCGCGTATCCGCTCTACACCGAACTGTATCTGGTGTCGAACGAGACCAGCCCGAAGGCGGCCGACGTCAAGGAGTTCATCAGCTTCGTCACCTCCAGCGCCGGTAGCTCGTTGCTCCGCTCGCACAGCCTCGTGCCGTACGCCGATGGCGCTTCGCTGGCTTCCAACGACGCCGCCCGTCGCGCGAAGATCGCTTCCACCGTCGGCACGCGTGCCAACGTGGGTCAGGCGATGACCACGCCGACCGTGGCTGCTGCCGCTACCCCGGCCGCCCAGGTCGCCAAGGAAACCGCGGTCGCCAAGGCCCAGGTCGCTGGCAAGGGCGCCAAGGTCACGAAAGAAGCCAAGGGCTCCGTCGCCTCCACCACGGCCGAGCCGTCGCAGTTCGCACGCGTCGTCGCCAGCGTCAGCACCTCGGCACACGTCGGCTTCGCGGGCGTCCGTTCGGAAGCCGTCACGGTCTCCGACAACGCCAAGGTCGGCGGTAAGTTCGCCAAGGTCACGGCCGACGCCGTCACGGTGAAGGGCAAGCAGGTCGCCAAGCCGGCGGCTCCGGTCGATGCGACGGAGAAGTCGACGAAGGTGGAAACGCCGAAGGTCGCCGACGCGGCGCCGGCGGCCAAGCCGGCCGCTTCCAAGTCGGCCGCGAAGGAAGTCGCCAAGGCTGAGAAGAAGCCTGCCGCCGCGTCGCGCACCTACAAGGTGTCGGCTGGCGACACGCTCTACTCGATCGCCAAGAAGAACGCCGTCGACGTGAACCAGCTTCGCGCGATGAACGGCCTGAAGGACAACAACGTCCATCCGGGTCAGGTGCTGAAGGTCGGCGCCCGCTAA
- the trpE gene encoding anthranilate synthase component I: MISREQFDAYAAQGYTRIPLVREVFSDLDTPLSVYLKLADGPYTFLFESVEGGATWGRHSMIGLPARRVYRLRGHELEVEESGEVIERRHLEDPLGEIELLRKQYEVPQLPGLPDFTGGLVGYFGFETIGYIEERLAQWDKKDELGTPDVLLMLADEIAVFDNLKGRLYLIVHADPSRPQAYAEASRRLDQLAFRLRQGGVSYPQLLQPAALDESDFKSSFTREEYEAMVRKAQEYILAGDIFQVVPSQRMSVGFNARPVDVYRALRATNPSPYMFFIDIGPTQIVGSSPEILVRLKNGRVVLRPIAGTRRRGKDEAEDIALETELLADPKERAEHLMLIDLGRNDVGRVSQTGTVELAESFVVERYSHVMHIVSQVEGDIRGDLSYMDVIKATFPAGTVSGAPKVRALEIIQELEPFKRNIYAGAIGWLGWWGDADTAIAIRTAVIQDGRLHVQAGGGVVYDSDPAAEWEETMNKGRALFRAVAQAAKGL, encoded by the coding sequence ATGATCTCCCGCGAACAATTCGACGCCTACGCCGCGCAGGGCTACACCCGCATTCCGCTGGTACGCGAGGTCTTTTCCGACCTCGACACGCCGCTGTCGGTGTATCTCAAGCTGGCAGATGGCCCGTACACCTTCCTCTTCGAGTCGGTCGAGGGTGGGGCGACCTGGGGACGCCACTCGATGATCGGCTTGCCGGCGCGGCGGGTGTACCGCCTGCGCGGCCATGAGCTGGAAGTCGAAGAGAGTGGCGAGGTTATCGAGCGCCGCCACCTCGAGGATCCGCTGGGTGAGATCGAGCTGCTGCGCAAGCAATACGAGGTGCCGCAGCTGCCGGGTCTGCCCGATTTCACCGGTGGGCTGGTCGGGTACTTTGGTTTCGAGACGATCGGCTACATCGAAGAGCGCCTCGCCCAGTGGGACAAGAAGGACGAGCTCGGTACGCCCGACGTCCTGCTGATGCTCGCGGACGAAATCGCGGTATTCGACAACCTCAAGGGTCGTCTGTACCTCATCGTGCATGCCGACCCCTCGCGTCCACAAGCCTACGCGGAAGCCTCGCGCCGCCTGGATCAGCTGGCCTTCCGCCTGCGTCAGGGTGGCGTTTCGTACCCGCAGCTGCTGCAGCCCGCCGCGCTGGATGAGTCGGATTTCAAGTCGAGCTTCACCCGCGAAGAATACGAGGCGATGGTGCGCAAGGCACAGGAATACATCCTTGCCGGCGATATCTTCCAGGTCGTGCCTTCGCAGCGCATGAGCGTCGGTTTCAACGCGCGTCCGGTGGACGTCTACCGCGCATTGCGCGCGACCAATCCGTCGCCGTACATGTTCTTTATCGACATCGGTCCGACGCAGATCGTCGGCTCGTCGCCGGAAATTCTCGTCCGCCTGAAGAACGGCCGCGTGGTGTTGCGTCCCATCGCCGGCACGCGCCGTCGCGGCAAGGACGAGGCGGAGGACATCGCCCTCGAGACCGAGCTGCTGGCCGATCCGAAGGAGCGCGCCGAGCACCTCATGCTGATCGACCTCGGCCGCAACGATGTCGGCCGCGTCAGTCAGACGGGTACGGTGGAGCTGGCCGAGTCCTTCGTGGTCGAGCGCTACTCGCACGTGATGCACATCGTCTCCCAGGTAGAAGGCGACATCCGTGGCGATCTTTCCTACATGGATGTCATCAAGGCGACCTTCCCGGCCGGTACCGTCAGCGGGGCACCAAAGGTCCGTGCCCTGGAGATCATCCAGGAGCTGGAACCGTTCAAGCGCAACATCTACGCTGGCGCCATCGGCTGGCTCGGCTGGTGGGGCGACGCCGACACGGCGATCGCCATCCGCACCGCCGTGATCCAGGATGGCCGCCTGCACGTGCAGGCGGGCGGCGGTGTGGTCTATGACTCCGATCCGGCCGCCGAGTGGGAAGAGACGATGAACAAGGGCCGCGCGTTGTTCCGCGCGGTGGCGCAGGCAGCCAAGGGCCTCTAA
- a CDS encoding leucyl aminopeptidase family protein, with the protein MPSLIETRSGKRRAIPVEMVDASSIPALEARLTAAHRQWMVSTNFRPNPGAVLLLPDTHGVIERVLVGVDPSEPIMALGALPYRLPEGTYEIAKESISADPDLVALGWALGAYRFDRYRSRGRAPAQLLVDSATLRSLQPIIDATYQVRDLVNTPTEDMGPEHLAEAIRAHATTHKAKVREWVGDELLTANFPTIHAVGRASHRAPRLIELTWGKNSNPKLVIIGKGVCFDTGGLDIKPSDGMRWMKKDMGGAAHAIALAGLIMQAKLPVRLTLLVPAVENAISGNAMRPGEVIRTRAGMTVEVDNTDAEGRLVLCDAIAFAVEQAPDLIVDFATLTGAARVALGPEVPALFTNRDQLADHVIGAAEVSADPLWRLPLWRPYRRMLDSYIADFANSGASRHAGAITAALYLERFVPENQNWMHLDTYSWNDGDTPAHPRGGEAQGLRAFYRFLSERYA; encoded by the coding sequence ATGCCATCGCTGATCGAAACCAGGTCCGGTAAGCGCCGCGCCATTCCTGTCGAGATGGTCGATGCGTCCAGCATCCCGGCCCTCGAAGCCCGGCTGACCGCCGCCCATCGCCAGTGGATGGTCTCGACGAATTTCCGCCCCAACCCCGGCGCGGTGCTGTTGCTGCCCGACACCCATGGCGTGATCGAGCGGGTACTGGTGGGCGTGGATCCGTCGGAACCGATCATGGCGCTGGGCGCTCTGCCCTACCGTTTGCCGGAAGGCACCTACGAGATCGCCAAGGAAAGTATTTCCGCCGATCCCGACTTGGTCGCACTCGGGTGGGCGCTGGGCGCCTACCGTTTCGACCGGTATCGCTCGCGCGGTCGCGCCCCGGCGCAGCTGCTGGTGGACTCGGCGACGCTGCGCTCGCTGCAGCCGATCATCGACGCGACCTATCAGGTCCGCGATCTGGTCAACACGCCGACGGAAGACATGGGCCCCGAGCATCTCGCCGAGGCCATCCGCGCCCACGCGACGACGCACAAGGCCAAGGTGCGCGAGTGGGTCGGCGATGAACTGCTCACCGCCAACTTCCCCACGATCCACGCCGTGGGTCGCGCGAGCCATCGTGCGCCGCGTCTGATCGAGCTGACCTGGGGCAAGAATTCGAACCCCAAGCTGGTCATCATCGGCAAGGGCGTGTGCTTCGATACCGGCGGCCTCGACATCAAACCGTCCGACGGCATGCGCTGGATGAAGAAGGACATGGGCGGCGCGGCACACGCGATCGCGCTGGCCGGCCTCATCATGCAGGCGAAGCTGCCGGTGCGTCTGACGCTCCTGGTGCCCGCCGTCGAGAACGCGATCAGCGGCAACGCCATGCGTCCGGGCGAAGTCATTCGCACCCGCGCCGGCATGACGGTGGAAGTGGATAACACCGATGCCGAAGGCCGCCTGGTGCTGTGCGACGCCATTGCGTTCGCGGTCGAGCAGGCACCGGATCTGATCGTCGACTTCGCGACCCTCACCGGCGCCGCGCGCGTCGCACTCGGTCCCGAAGTGCCCGCACTGTTCACGAATCGCGACCAGCTCGCCGATCACGTCATCGGTGCCGCGGAAGTCTCCGCCGATCCGCTGTGGCGCCTGCCGTTGTGGCGCCCGTACCGGCGCATGCTGGACTCGTACATCGCCGACTTCGCCAACTCCGGCGCATCGCGTCATGCCGGTGCGATCACCGCGGCGCTGTATCTCGAGCGCTTCGTGCCCGAAAATCAGAACTGGATGCACCTGGACACTTACTCGTGGAACGACGGCGACACGCCGGCGCATCCGCGCGGCGGCGAAGCGCAGGGGCTTCGCGCGTTCTACCGGTTCCTGTCCGAGCGTTACGCCTGA
- a CDS encoding HAD family hydrolase: MPVRAVSLDLDDTLWPVMPALIEAEHCVDRWLKEHHPDVASAWPIEAMRELREQVARDHTHLSHDFSEQRRLTIRHAFAACGIDDAPVDELWRIYFAARNNVELYPDSLPALNRIVERVPIVAISNGNADLEVIGLHHLFHTRLNAAGVGVAKPDKRIFLAAADALGVAPEDVLHVGDDPLLDVIGAREAGMRTVWLNRHGETWSHGPAPDLEFADMMSLADWIEASTVADS, from the coding sequence GTGCCGGTCCGCGCCGTATCCCTCGACCTCGACGACACCCTGTGGCCGGTCATGCCGGCCCTGATCGAAGCCGAGCACTGCGTGGACCGATGGCTGAAAGAGCATCATCCCGACGTCGCAAGCGCATGGCCCATCGAGGCCATGCGTGAGCTCCGCGAGCAGGTCGCCCGCGACCACACGCATCTCTCGCACGATTTCAGCGAACAGCGTCGGCTGACCATCCGCCACGCCTTCGCCGCCTGCGGCATCGACGACGCACCGGTCGACGAACTCTGGCGCATCTACTTCGCGGCGCGCAACAACGTCGAGCTGTATCCCGACAGCCTTCCCGCACTCAACCGCATCGTCGAGCGCGTGCCGATCGTGGCGATTTCCAACGGCAACGCGGATCTGGAGGTCATCGGCCTCCACCATCTCTTCCACACGCGCCTCAATGCCGCGGGCGTCGGTGTCGCCAAACCTGACAAGCGTATTTTCCTTGCCGCCGCTGACGCCCTGGGCGTTGCGCCTGAAGACGTTCTTCACGTTGGTGACGATCCGTTACTCGACGTGATCGGTGCGCGCGAGGCCGGCATGCGTACGGTCTGGCTCAATCGCCACGGCGAAACGTGGTCGCATGGGCCTGCGCCGGACCTGGAATTCGCTGACATGATGTCGCTTGCCGACTGGATAGAAGCGTCGACGGTCGCTGACAGCTAG
- a CDS encoding DUF4019 domain-containing protein, producing MRKTHASGLTGMNPLGAMLVVAHEPRLGPQPNSLDNAVSCATHWVQLSDNRRPDAMWLEAGAMMQRIVPRAEWVRYMRKIRLDRGLLVGREWFEVTRVRDPVGLPAGDYLNVIFVAHFARAVLFETVSLAPGNSGWMPVGYVIRPVQREIKFA from the coding sequence TTGCGCAAGACCCACGCGAGCGGCCTGACGGGTATGAACCCGCTCGGGGCGATGCTCGTCGTTGCGCATGAACCGCGCCTCGGCCCGCAGCCCAATTCACTGGATAACGCGGTGTCCTGCGCGACGCATTGGGTGCAGTTGTCCGACAACCGCCGGCCGGATGCGATGTGGCTCGAGGCGGGCGCGATGATGCAGCGGATCGTGCCGCGCGCGGAGTGGGTGCGCTATATGCGCAAGATCCGCCTCGATCGTGGCTTGCTTGTGGGCCGGGAGTGGTTCGAGGTGACACGCGTGCGGGACCCGGTCGGTCTTCCTGCGGGCGACTATCTCAACGTCATTTTCGTCGCGCATTTCGCCCGCGCGGTGTTGTTCGAGACGGTTTCGCTGGCACCCGGGAACTCGGGCTGGATGCCGGTGGGCTATGTGATCCGGCCGGTGCAGCGCGAGATCAAGTTCGCGTAG